CTCCCCGATCGCCGCGGCGAATTCGGGGGTCGAGCGCGCCGTGTCGGTGTCGTCGAGGCGCAGCCAGAACCGCCCGCCCTGTCGCCGGGCGAACAGGGCGTTGAACAGGGCCGGCCGGGCATTGCCGATGTGGAGGAAGCCGGTGGGCGAGGGAGCGAAGCGAACGACGGGTGCCATGCCGGCTCTCGTAGAGCATCGGCGGAGCGGGGCGCAATCCGGTGCCGCGTCCCGGCCCTTGACAGTCCTTGCCCCGGCGCCGCATCGCGGACCCGTGACTTCCTCCCCTCTCGTCCCGCGCGACACGCGGGTCTGGCTGATCACCGACGGCAAGGCCGGCGACCTCGCGCCCTGCCGCGGCCTCGCCGAGGCGTTGGGCGCCGCAGCCGACGAGCGGGTGGTCGCGCCGCGCCCGCCCTTCTCGTGGCTCGCCCCCCGCGGCCCGGCCGATCCGCGCGAGCGGGCGCTCGGTCCCCCCTGGCCCGACCTCGCCATCGCGACCGGCCGCCGGGCGGTGCCGGCGCTCCGCGCGGTCAAGGGCCGTTCGGGGGGGAAGACCTTCACGGTGTTCCTGCGCGATCCCCGCATCGGCGCAGGCGCCGCCGACCTGATCTGGGTGCCGGCGCACGATTCCTTGCGCGGACCCAACGTGATCGTGACCGACATCGGACCGCACCCGGTCTCGCCCGCCCGCCTCGCCGCGGCGCGTGCGCATCCCGACCCGCGGCTTTCCGCGCTTCCCCGCCCCCGCGCCGCGGTGCTCGTCGGCGGCGACAGCCGGCACGGGCGCTTCACGGAGGACGACGCGCGGCGCCTGCTCGCCGGGCTGGAGCGGCTGGCCGGCGAGGCGAGCCTGATGATCACCGCCTCGCGGCGCACGCCCGGGCCGTTGCAGGCGGCGCTGGCGGACCTGGCCCGCCGGCAGGGCGGCTTCTTCTGGGACGGCAGCGGCGAGAACCCGTACCTCGCCCTCGTGGCGCTCGCCGACGCGATCGTGGCGACCGCCGATTCGGCCAACATGGTGAGCGAGGCCTGCGCCGCCGGGGTCCCGGTGCTGCTCTTCGAGCCGGGGAACCTCTACCCCCGCCACCGCCCCCTGTTCGAGGCCCTGAAACTCCACGGAACTGTGCATGCTTTCACCGGACGGGTTGAAGCGTTGCGGCCCAAGCCCTTAGACATGACACTCGCGATCGCGCAGGCTGTGGCGAATGCCTATATCGGGCATCGCGACGCGCTCGCCCGCCGCAAGGCTCGTTAGAGCCTGACCGGCGGCAGCCCCGGAGACCCTTATGTCCACCACCCCGCAGGCTCCCCAGCACGAGAAGCTCGTGATCGTCGGCTCCGGCCCCGCCGGATACACCGCCGCGATCTACGCCGCCCGCGCCATGGTCGAGCCGCTGCTGATCTCAGGGTTCCAGCCCGGCGGCCAGCTGATGATCACCACCGACGTCGAGAACTATCCGGGCTTCGCGGACGCCATCCAGGGCCCGTGGCTGATGGAGCAGATGCGCTCCCAGGCCGAGCATGTCGGCACGCGGATCGTCTCGGAATACATCGCCAAGGTGGATCTCGCGCAAAGGCCGTTCCGGCTCGAGGCCGATTCGGGCGCGGTCTTCACCTGCGACGCGCTGATCATCGCCACCGGCGCCCAGGCGAAGTGGCTCGGGCTGCCCTCGGAGGCGAAGTTCCAGGGCTTCGGCGTCTCGGCCTGCGCCACCTGCGACGGCTTCTTCTTCCGCAACAAGGAAGTGATCGTCGTCGGCGGCGGCAACACCGCGGTCGAGGAGGCGCTGTATCTGGCCAACCTCGCCTCCAAGGTCACGGTGGTCCACCGCCGCGACACGTTCCGGGCCGAGCGCATCCTGCAGGAGCGCCTGTTCAAGCACCCGAACGTCGAGGTGGTGTGGAACCACGCGGTGGACGAGATCTGCGGCCGCGACAAGCCGGCCCCCTCGGTCACCCATGTCCGCCTGCGCGACACGACGACCGGCGCGATCACCGAGCGCAAGGCCGACGGCGTGTTCGTCGCCATCGGCCACCAGCCGGCGACCGCGGTGTTCGAGGGGCAGCTGCCCTTGCGGGCCGGCGGCTACCTCGAGGTGACGCCCGGCACCGCCATGACGGCGATCCCCGGCGTGTTCGCGGCGGGCGACGTGACCGACGACGTCTACCGGCAGGCGATCACCGCCGCCGGGATGGGCTGCATGGCCGCCCTCGAGGCGGAGAAGTACCTGGCCAACCTGGCGATCGGCGAAGCGCCGCGCCAGGCGGCGGCCGAGTAGGCGAAATCGACCGGGGCCGGGGATGAGCCCCGGCCCCGGCCTCGTGTGGCGTTCGCTCTGAACTCACCGGCACGTTCTCAGGCCGGCCGGGGCTCTGGCGAGGGGTTTGACGGCCGTGGACTGGGACAAGATCCGGATTTTCCTCAACGTCGCCGAAGCCGGCAGCTTCACCAAGGCGGGCGACGACATCGGCCTCAGCCAGTCGGCCGTCAGCCGCCAGATCAGCGCGCTCGAGCGCGAGCTGAAGGCGCCGCTGTTCCACCGCCACGCCCGCGGGCTGATCCTGACCGAGCAGGGCGACCTGTTGTTCCGGGCCGCCCGGGACATGAAGATGCGGCTGGAGACGACCCGGGCCCGCCTCGTCGAGACCAGCGAGCGCCCGTCCGGCGACCTCAAGGTGACGACGACCGTGGGCCTGGGCACCGCCTGGCTGTCGCAGCGGGTGGCCGAGTTCCTCGACCTGCACCCGGACGTGCGCGTCGAGCTGATCCTGACCAACGAGGAGCTGGACCTCGCGATGCGCGAGGCCGACGTGGCGATAAGGCTCCGCCGCCCGGCCCAGCCGGACCTGATCCAGCGCCGGCTGTTCACCGTGCACTACCACGTCTTCGCCTCGCTCGAGTACATCAAGCGCTTCGGCGAGCCGAAGACGATCGACGACCTCGACAAGCACCGCCTGGTCTCGTTCGGCGGCGACCAGCCCTCCTACCTGATGGCGACGCACTGGCTCGCCACGGTCGGCCGCGAGGGGCGCGAGCACCGCACCATCCACTTCACGGTCAACAACATCTCGGCGCTCCAGCTCGCGGTCGAGACCGGCGCCGGCATCGGCATCCTGCCGGACTACGTCGCCGACGGGAACGAGCAGCTGGTGCAGGTCCTGCGCGACTACGAGATGCCGAACCTCGAGAGCTACCTCGTCTACGCCGAGGAGATGCGGACGGTGGCCCGCGTCCAGGCGTTCCGGGACTTCCTCGTCGCCAAGGCCCAGCGCTGGACCTATTGAGGACCGGCTACCGCTCCCGCTCGCACCAGTAGGCGTGGGTGCGGTAGGGGAACGTCACCTCCGCCCGCCCGGCGAGACCGGGCGTGCGGGCGATGAGGTCCCGCACCCTCGCCGCCACCCGGGCGCGCTCCGGTTCGGGCAGGGCGGCGATGAAGCTCACCGACAGGGTGCGGTCGAGAATGACCTGATCGGGCGTGCCCGTATGGCCGTGGGCGAAGGCCTGCTCGTGCAGCGGGCCGAAGCCGTCGGCCGGGAAGAGCCGGCGCCACGCCCCGGTATGGTAGCGCGGCGCGTCGCCCTCGTGGGCGTTCATGATCGCGGTCAGCGCCGCCACCTAGGGCGCCGCCTCGTCGCGGACGTTCCAGACGAGGCCGAAGCGGCCGCCGACCTTCAGCACCCGGCGGATCTCGGCGAGCGCCGCCGGCGTCGAGAACCAGTGGAAGGCCTGGACGCAGACGAGCGCGTCGAGGCTTCCGTCCGGCAGCGGGATCGCCTCGGCGGAGCCGGCGAGCGCCGCCACGCCGGGCAGGGACGCGGCGAGCCGCGCCCGCATCGCGTCGACCGGCTCGACCGCGGTCACGTCCGCGCCGGTGGCCGCGACGAGGCCGGTGAACTTGCCGGTCCCGGCGCCGAGATCGGCGACCGCGCGGCCGGGCCCGAGGCGCAGGGCCTCGCGCAGCCAGGTGCTCAGGGCGGCCGGGTAGTCGGGCCGGCCCTTGGCGTAGGTGTCGGCGCCCGAGGCAAAGCCGGTCGCGGCGGCGGGATGCAGGTCGCTCACGGGAATGCCCTCCGGATCAGCGAAGCCAGCCCTTCAGCCGCCGCACCGCCTCCTGCGCCTCGGCCTCGCCGCCCGCGAAGGAGAGGCGCAGGTGGTGCGCGCCGGCCTCCGGGTCGAAGTCGAGGCCCGGGGTCGCCGCGACGCCGGCCTCGTCGAGCATCCGGCGGCAGAAGCCGATCGAGTCGTTGGTGAGCCGGGCGACGTCGGCGTAGAGGTAGAAGGCGCCGTCGGCCGGATGCACGTCGCCGAGGCCGATCGCCGGCAGCTCGTCGAGGAGCAGCGACCGCGCCCGGGCGTAGTCGGCCTTCACCAGTTCCAGCTCCTCGGTCGCCTCGAAGGCGGCGAGGGCGGCCACCTGCGACAGGTAGGGCGCCGAGATGTAGAGGTTCTGCGCCAGCCGCTCGATCGGCCGCACCAGGGATTCCGGCACCACCATCCAGCCGATGCGCCAGCCGGTCATGCAGTAGTACTTCGAGAACGAGTTGATCACGACCGCGTCCGGATCGACCGCGAGCGCGGTGGCGGCCGGCACGCCGTAGGTCAGGCCGTGATAGATCTCGTCCGAGATGAAGCGTAAGCGCAGCTCGCGGCAGGCCCGGGCCAGGGAGCCGAGGCCCGCCTCGTCGATCATCGTGCCGGAGGGATTGGCCGGGCTCATCACCAGGAGACCGGCGAGCGGCGCGCTCGCATGGGCGGCCCGAAGGCTCGCGGCGGTCGGCACGAAGCCGTCCTCGGCCCGCAAGGTGAGGCCGACGGGCTCGAGGTCGACGGCCTGGAGCACCGAGCGGTAGGCCGGGTAGCCGGGCGCCGCGATGGCGACCCGGCCGCCGGCATCGAACAGGCTCAGGAAGGCGAGGACGAAGCCCGCCGACGAGCCGGTGGTGACGACGACCCGCTCGGGCGCGACCGAGACCCCGTAGGCCTCGGCGTAGTGGCGGGCGATGCGCTCGCGCAAGGGGGCGATGCCGAGCGCCTCGGTGTAGGGGATGCGGCCGGAACTCAGCGCGGCTTGCGCCGCCGCGATGGCGCTCCTCGGCGCCGGGGCCGAGGGCTGGCCCACCTCCATGTGGATCACGCTGCCGCCCTCGCGCTCGCGCCGCGCCGCGGCGGCGAGCACGTCCATCGCCAGGAAGGGCGCGACGCGGGCGGCGCGGCGGGAGACCGGGCAGGAGGCCGGGTAGGCGGGATCGGACATGGCGGGCCTTGACGAATCGGCGCGGGTGCGTCCCCGCACATAGCGGGATTTGCCGGAGATTGCGCCCCGCGGCCGGCGCAGGCGTGATTTGACAAGGCCGCCGCGAAACCGCCTAACCGGCGGCTCAAGGAGCGCGCCAGGATTGCGCGCCACCGACGGTGGACGACCCCGATGAGGACGACGATGCTGCCCCTGCCCCGCCTTCTGCCCGCCCTCGCCCTCGCGGGCCTCGTCGCCGCGGCCGCCCCGACCCAGGCCCAATCGCCGACCACCACCCCGTCGGCGCCGGCCGCCGCCCCGATGAGCGACGCCCAGCGCCAGGCGATCGAGACCGTGGTGCGCGACTACCTGATGAAGAACCCGGAGGTGCTGCAGGAGGCGATGGCGGAGCTTGAGAAGCGCCAGCAGGAGGCCCAGAAGGTCGCCCAGGCCAGCGCCCTCAAGGAGACCCGCGACACCCTGCACAACTCGCCGCACGGCTTCGTCGCCGGCAACCCGAACGGCGACGTCACGGTGGTCGAGTTCTTCGATTACAATTGCGGCTACTGCAAGCGGGCGCTCACCGACCTGCAGACCCTGATCAAGGGCGACCCGAAGCTGAAGGTGGTCTTACGCGACTTCCCCGTGCTCGGGCCCGATTCGCTCGAGGCCAGCAAGGTGGCGCTCGCGGCCAAGCAGCAGCTCAAGGGCGACAAGCTGTTCGACTACCACACCCGCCTGCTCGAGAGCCGGGGCCGGGTGAACGGCGAGCGGGCGATCGCGGTGGCGAAGGAAATGGGCCTCGACATCGCCAAGCTCCAGAAGGACATGCAGGCCCCCGACATCCAGGCCGCCCTGCAGGAGAACGTGGGCCTCGGCGACAAGCTCGGCCTGTCGGGCACCCCGGCCTTCATCATCGGCGACGAGATCATCCCGGGCGCCGTCGGCGTCGAGCCGATCCGCAAGACGGTGGCGGGCGTGCGCCAGTGCGGCCACGCCACCTGCTGAGCGCATAGGCCCCTGCCCGCCTGAGCCGGCGCCCCTATCGCGCGCCGGCCGCATGGTCTAAGAGGCCCGCCGATCGTCCGCCGGACATCGAGACGCCCCCGCGTCGTCCGTGCGTCGCCCGGCGGGCCAAACCCCGCCCCTCCATCACGATTGCCGAAGACCGCCGTGCCCTCCAACAACAAGCATGATCCCTTCGACCCCGAGCTCGTCCGCGAGCTCGCCACGCTGATCGCCGAGACCGATCTCAGCGAGATCGAGGTCGAGAAGGGCGACCTGCGCATCCGCGTCGCCCGCGAGCGCATCGTGCAGCAGGTCCAGGTGCCGGTCGCCACCGCCGTCGCCCCGGCGCTGCCCGCCGCCGCGATCCCCGCCGCCGCGCCGGCCCTGTCCGCCGAGTCCGACCCGAAGGCGCTCGCCGCCCATCCGGGCGCGGTGCTCTCGCCGATGGTCGGCACCGCCTACCGCAAGCCCTCGCCGGAGGCGAAGACCTTCGTCGAGGTCGGCTCGCGGGTCGAGAGCGGCGCCCGGGTGCTGCTCGTCGAGGCGATGAAGACCTTCAACGACATCGTGGCGCCGCGCGCCGGCACCGTGACGGCGATCTTCATCGAGGACGGTCAGCCGGTCGAGTTCGGCGAGCCCCTCCTGCTGATCGAGTGACCGCTCGGCGGACGATGCGTCGTCCGCTTCGTTCTTTGGTCCGCCGCAGGTTTTTTTCGCGAAACCGGCGGCCACTTTTGCGAAACCTGCTTTAGGCCCCCATGTTCGACAAGATCCTGATCGCGAACCGGGGCGAGATCGCGCTCCGGATCCTGCGGGCCGCCAAGGAGCTCGGCATCGCGACGGTGGCGGTGCATTCCACCGCCGACGCCGACGCCATGCACGTGCGGCTCGCCGACGAGAGCGTCTGCATCGGCCCGCCGCCGGCCCGCGACAGCTACCTCAACATCCCGTCGATCATCGCCGCCTGCGAGATCACCGGCGCCGACGCCGTCCATCCGGGCTACGGCTTCCTGTCCGAGAATGCGCGCTTTGCCGAGGTGCTCAACCACCACGGCATCGGCTTCATCGGCCCGAAGGCCGAGCACATCCGGGTGATGGGCGACAAGATCGAGGCGAAGCGCACCGCCAAGCGCCTCGGCATCCCCTGCGTGCCGGGCTCCGAGGGCGGCGTCACCGACACCGACGAGGCCAAGCGCATCGCCGCCGACATCGGCTACCCGGTGCTGATCAAGGCGGCGTCGGGCGGCGGCGGCCGCGGCATGAAGGTCGCCCGCAGCGAGGCCGACCTCGAGAACGCGCTGATGACCGCCCGCACCGAGGCGAAGGCCGCCTTCGGCGACGACGCGGTCTATCTCGAAAAATATCTCGAGAAGCCGCGCCACATCGAGGTGCAGGTGCTCGGCGACGGCCGCGGCAACGCCATCCACCTCGCCGAGCGCGACTGCTCGCTGCAGCGCCGCCACCAGAAGGTGTGGGAGGAGGGCCCCTCCCCGGCGCTCAACGCCGAGATGCGCGAGCAGATCGGCGGCACGGTCGCCCGGGCGATGCAGGAGCTGGGCTATCTCGGCGCCGGCACGATCGAGTTCCTCTACGAGGACGGGCAGTTCTACTTCATCGAGATGAACACCCGGATTCAGGTGGAGCATCCCGTCACCGAGATGATCACCGGGATCGACCTCGTCAACGAGCAGATCCGGGTGGCGGCGGGCGCGCCCCTGTCGGTGCGCCAGGAGGACGTGCGGGTCGAGGGCCACGCCATCGAGTGCCGGATCAACGCCGAGCACCCGGCCACCTTCCGGCCCTCGCCGGGCACCATCACCTACTTCCACCCGCCGGGGGGCTTGGGCGTGCGAGTCGATTCGGCCGCCTTCCAGGGCTATCGCATCCCGCCGCACTACGATTCGCTGATGGGCAAGCTCATCGTCCACGGCCGCACCCGCAACGAGTGCCTGATGCGGCTGCGCCGGGCCCTCGACGAGTTCGTGGTAGCCGGCGTCGACACGACGCTGCCGCTGTTCCGCACCCTGGTGCGCAACGCCGACATCCAGAACGGCCTCTACGACATCCACTGGCTCGAGGAATTCCTCAGGACCGGCGGGCTCGAGATCGCCTAACGGAAGGTCGACGAGGCTTCGCTTGCCGAAGGGGCGCCGCGAGGCGCCCCTTCGCAGTTTCGGGTGCGGCATCGCAGCAATCGATGGCGCGCAAGATTTTTGCGGGCACCGTGGAACGGCGGACCGCCTCGCAAGTTCTCTGGACAACAACGGCGAGCACAGACCGGATCGTCCCTGCGTCAGGCAGTGAACAGGTCCAGTCGAAGCCGCCACCGAACAATCCAGATCCGAGAGAGACCGACGATGCGCGTGATCAAGCTCGCCGCCATGGCCGCCCTGCTGGCCACCCCTGCCCTCGCCCAGGCTCCTGCCTACCAGGCCCCGCTGCTGCCGAGCCCGGCCGCCCCGGTCGTCGATCCGCTCACCACCGGCAGCGTCGCGAATCCGTACCGCCCGGCCCGCGTCGGCGGCGTCGGCCAGAACACCTTCGCGACCGATGTCGACTCGTCCACGGGCGGCAACGCCGCGATGCCGGAGCGCCTGAACCCGAACCTCGGCAATACCTCGGGCGGCCCGCTCCTGCGTCCGTAACGAACGGCCGGGGCGGCGCGCCCCGCTCAGCCGATCGCGAGGCCCGCGGCCCACAGCCGCGGGCCTTGTTGCGTCGGGCGGTTCCCCGTGCCCTATCTTTGCCAAGGCTCACGCCCGGGTGAAGAATGCCCCACCCGCCCGCGCCCGGAACCCCTGTCGATGCACGGCAGCCTGAACGTCGAGATCACCGCCGAGATCCTGCTCAAGGCCTACGCGGCCGGCATCTTCCCGATGGCGGAGGATGCCGACGACCCGACCCTGTACTGGGTCGAACCGAAGGAGCGGGGCATCCTGCCCCTGGAGCGCTTCCATCTCGGCCAGCGCCTCGCCCGCACGGTGCGCAACGGCGGCTTCGAGGTGGTGACCGACCGCGACTTCGACGCGGTGATCGAGGGCTGCGCCGCGCCGCGGCGCGACAGCGCGCGAACCTGGATCAACGCGCGCATCCGCGCCCTCTACGGCGAATTGTTCGATCTCGGCCACTGCCACACCGTCGAGGTCTATGCCGGCGAGCCCAGAATCCTGGTCGGCGGCCTCTACGGCGTGTCGCTCGGGGCTGCGTTCTTCGGCGAGAGCATGTTCCACACCGCCCGCGACGCCTCGAAGGTGGCGCTCGTCCACCTCGCCGCCCGGCTCAAGCGCGGCGGCTACACCCTGCTCGACGCCCAGTTCGTCACCAGCCACCTCGCGCAGTTCGGCGCCGAGGAGGTGCCGCGCCAGATCTACAAGGGGATGCTGCGCGAGGCGATCGACCGGCCGGCGCAGTGGGACGACGCGCCCCTCACCGGCGCGGAGGCGGTGGCAACCCTCGGCGGGGTGTGAGCCGGACAGTCGATTCCGCATCCCGGACCCGGCCGCCTTGTCTCTCGAAGTCGAAAGCCCGGGACAACAAAGCAATATCAATTGCCAAATATTCCCGGAACAAGTCTCTCAGGAAACTCTCAGTGTTGCCGCGGCGTCACTGCGGACGACGTTCAAGCCCGGAATGTGCCCCAAGACTGCCGAACTGTGCAATGCCCCGTCGGGCGGGATTGCGGCAATATGGTGAAGCTCGCTAATCCTCTTGGCCTGCGAGGCGCCGAACGGCGCCGCGAACGAAGCGCCGGGTGGGGGGATCATGTCGGGCATGGTGGCGTCGCGCTGGGCACTTCTGGTCACGACCGCGCTCGTCTCGGCGGCGCTCGCCGCGCCGGCGCGGGCGCAAGGCACCATCGCGCTCGAGACGATCGACGTCGTGCCGGTGACGCCGGTGGCGGGTGCGGGCGGCACCGGGCGCTCGGCCACGGGCGAGCGGATCGAGGGCGGCGGCGCCCTGTCGCTCGCCAAGGTGCCGTTCACCGTCGAGACCGTGACGGCGAAGAAGTTCGAGCAGGACCGGGCCACCCTCGACCCGACCTTCACGCTCGCCCGCACCACCCCGGGCGTGAACCTGTCCGACGGCCAGGGCAACAGCTTCCGCCAGACCCTGACCTATCGCGGCTTCGACGCCTCGCCGCTGCTCGGCGCGCCGCAGGGCCTCGCGGTCTACCAGAACGGCACCCGCATCAACGAGGCCTTCGGCGACGTGGTGAACTGGGACCTGATCCCGCAGGTCGCGATCAACCGCATCGACATCGTCACCGGCAACCCGATCTTCGGCCTCAACGCGCTCGGCGGCGCGGTCAACATCGAGATGAAGAACGGCTTCACCTGGCAGGGCAAGGAAGTCTCGGTGATGGGCGGCTCGGACGGCCGCATCCTCGGCACGCTGCAATACGGCGAGGTGATCGGCCCCTGGAGCTTCTACTTCGCCGGCGAGGGCCTGCGCGACGCCGGCTGGCGCTACCAGTCGCCGTCCGAGATCGGCCGCGTCTACGCCGATATCGGCCACCGCACCCTCGATTCCGAGTTCCACGTCATCGCGTCCGGCGCCAAGACCTATTTCGGCGCCGCC
The sequence above is drawn from the Methylobacterium terrae genome and encodes:
- a CDS encoding mitochondrial fission ELM1 family protein, which gives rise to MTSSPLVPRDTRVWLITDGKAGDLAPCRGLAEALGAAADERVVAPRPPFSWLAPRGPADPRERALGPPWPDLAIATGRRAVPALRAVKGRSGGKTFTVFLRDPRIGAGAADLIWVPAHDSLRGPNVIVTDIGPHPVSPARLAAARAHPDPRLSALPRPRAAVLVGGDSRHGRFTEDDARRLLAGLERLAGEASLMITASRRTPGPLQAALADLARRQGGFFWDGSGENPYLALVALADAIVATADSANMVSEACAAGVPVLLFEPGNLYPRHRPLFEALKLHGTVHAFTGRVEALRPKPLDMTLAIAQAVANAYIGHRDALARRKAR
- the trxB gene encoding thioredoxin-disulfide reductase; translated protein: MSTTPQAPQHEKLVIVGSGPAGYTAAIYAARAMVEPLLISGFQPGGQLMITTDVENYPGFADAIQGPWLMEQMRSQAEHVGTRIVSEYIAKVDLAQRPFRLEADSGAVFTCDALIIATGAQAKWLGLPSEAKFQGFGVSACATCDGFFFRNKEVIVVGGGNTAVEEALYLANLASKVTVVHRRDTFRAERILQERLFKHPNVEVVWNHAVDEICGRDKPAPSVTHVRLRDTTTGAITERKADGVFVAIGHQPATAVFEGQLPLRAGGYLEVTPGTAMTAIPGVFAAGDVTDDVYRQAITAAGMGCMAALEAEKYLANLAIGEAPRQAAAE
- a CDS encoding LysR family transcriptional regulator → MDWDKIRIFLNVAEAGSFTKAGDDIGLSQSAVSRQISALERELKAPLFHRHARGLILTEQGDLLFRAARDMKMRLETTRARLVETSERPSGDLKVTTTVGLGTAWLSQRVAEFLDLHPDVRVELILTNEELDLAMREADVAIRLRRPAQPDLIQRRLFTVHYHVFASLEYIKRFGEPKTIDDLDKHRLVSFGGDQPSYLMATHWLATVGREGREHRTIHFTVNNISALQLAVETGAGIGILPDYVADGNEQLVQVLRDYEMPNLESYLVYAEEMRTVARVQAFRDFLVAKAQRWTY
- a CDS encoding class I SAM-dependent methyltransferase; the encoded protein is MSDLHPAAATGFASGADTYAKGRPDYPAALSTWLREALRLGPGRAVADLGAGTGKFTGLVAATGADVTAVEPVDAMRARLAASLPGVAALAGSAEAIPLPDGSLDALVCVQAFHWFSTPAALAEIRRVLKVGGRFGLVWNVRDEAAP
- a CDS encoding pyridoxal phosphate-dependent aminotransferase gives rise to the protein MSDPAYPASCPVSRRAARVAPFLAMDVLAAAARREREGGSVIHMEVGQPSAPAPRSAIAAAQAALSSGRIPYTEALGIAPLRERIARHYAEAYGVSVAPERVVVTTGSSAGFVLAFLSLFDAGGRVAIAAPGYPAYRSVLQAVDLEPVGLTLRAEDGFVPTAASLRAAHASAPLAGLLVMSPANPSGTMIDEAGLGSLARACRELRLRFISDEIYHGLTYGVPAATALAVDPDAVVINSFSKYYCMTGWRIGWMVVPESLVRPIERLAQNLYISAPYLSQVAALAAFEATEELELVKADYARARSLLLDELPAIGLGDVHPADGAFYLYADVARLTNDSIGFCRRMLDEAGVAATPGLDFDPEAGAHHLRLSFAGGEAEAQEAVRRLKGWLR
- a CDS encoding DsbA family protein is translated as MLPLPRLLPALALAGLVAAAAPTQAQSPTTTPSAPAAAPMSDAQRQAIETVVRDYLMKNPEVLQEAMAELEKRQQEAQKVAQASALKETRDTLHNSPHGFVAGNPNGDVTVVEFFDYNCGYCKRALTDLQTLIKGDPKLKVVLRDFPVLGPDSLEASKVALAAKQQLKGDKLFDYHTRLLESRGRVNGERAIAVAKEMGLDIAKLQKDMQAPDIQAALQENVGLGDKLGLSGTPAFIIGDEIIPGAVGVEPIRKTVAGVRQCGHATC
- the accB gene encoding acetyl-CoA carboxylase biotin carboxyl carrier protein, which gives rise to MPSNNKHDPFDPELVRELATLIAETDLSEIEVEKGDLRIRVARERIVQQVQVPVATAVAPALPAAAIPAAAPALSAESDPKALAAHPGAVLSPMVGTAYRKPSPEAKTFVEVGSRVESGARVLLVEAMKTFNDIVAPRAGTVTAIFIEDGQPVEFGEPLLLIE
- the accC gene encoding acetyl-CoA carboxylase biotin carboxylase subunit, with the translated sequence MFDKILIANRGEIALRILRAAKELGIATVAVHSTADADAMHVRLADESVCIGPPPARDSYLNIPSIIAACEITGADAVHPGYGFLSENARFAEVLNHHGIGFIGPKAEHIRVMGDKIEAKRTAKRLGIPCVPGSEGGVTDTDEAKRIAADIGYPVLIKAASGGGGRGMKVARSEADLENALMTARTEAKAAFGDDAVYLEKYLEKPRHIEVQVLGDGRGNAIHLAERDCSLQRRHQKVWEEGPSPALNAEMREQIGGTVARAMQELGYLGAGTIEFLYEDGQFYFIEMNTRIQVEHPVTEMITGIDLVNEQIRVAAGAPLSVRQEDVRVEGHAIECRINAEHPATFRPSPGTITYFHPPGGLGVRVDSAAFQGYRIPPHYDSLMGKLIVHGRTRNECLMRLRRALDEFVVAGVDTTLPLFRTLVRNADIQNGLYDIHWLEEFLRTGGLEIA
- the aat gene encoding leucyl/phenylalanyl-tRNA--protein transferase; the encoded protein is MHGSLNVEITAEILLKAYAAGIFPMAEDADDPTLYWVEPKERGILPLERFHLGQRLARTVRNGGFEVVTDRDFDAVIEGCAAPRRDSARTWINARIRALYGELFDLGHCHTVEVYAGEPRILVGGLYGVSLGAAFFGESMFHTARDASKVALVHLAARLKRGGYTLLDAQFVTSHLAQFGAEEVPRQIYKGMLREAIDRPAQWDDAPLTGAEAVATLGGV